CGCTTGCGGCAACAGGCCGAACGGTTGGGGGTGCAGATGAGCCTGTTGGAAGAACTCAATGGCATTGACCTGGCAAACCAGTCTCCCCGAGCTGCCCTGAGTCGAGGTGGGTACGTGGAGCGATTGCAGGAGGCTCATCAGCAGGGATTACAGGGCATGGATGCGGTGATCTGGGCTCGGACCCGATCGTTCCTCAATCCGGATACAGGGCAATGGAATGCTCCAGGGCTCGGAAATCGAGAGGATTCCATCAAGGCAGATCAGGGGCGGCGGTTTCGAGAAATTGCCCAGACCGTGGCCAAACATCAGCAGCAGCAGGGGCTGATCGCAACCCAACCATCCATTTCACCCACTCAAATGCTGGCTGACGTTGCGCAGGCTCAGCCTCTTGCAATTCCCCAATCGGAACTGATCACCCCTCAAAAACCACCCCCCCTACCTGGCCGCGAGACACCCGAGAGATTAGAGGGACTGCCGTCTGTCCATGCTTCCAGTCAAACGGCTGGGTTGGGAGCCCGGGAGGTACAATCCTCGATCGAGGCTGCTTCCCCCAAGGTCAGATCCTCGAAGAACCGGCTGGCCGAAAATTTACCGGCTGGGAACGAAACTGCTGGGATGACCGTTGTTGGCCGGGGTTCGATTCCTACCTGGGGAGCCTTGCCTGGTAAGATTCCGATCGAAGCGATGACGGGTAAAGTCCATCGATTCATGCGCACTCTTGCCGTAGAGCAGTCACCGCCAGGATCAACTCGGAGGGAGCAGATTCTCAGGCTTCAGCGTCTCAGCTCAACGGTTCACCCTACTTTGGAATCTGAGCCAGCCCAATCCGATCGTATCTCCCAGTCGATCTCCCCCCAGTCCATTTCCCCTTCGACTGTTCAACGGGACCAGATAGAAACAGCCCCCGTTGCCCCTGAAACGGCTGAGGAGAATACCGGGTTACTGGTGGAGACTGCCTCATCAGGCCCCCCCAGATCAGGCCTTTCAGCAGCTACGATCGAGCACGAACCCAAACCATCTGCTGCCTCCGATCAGGCAACCCCTTCCCTACGGGAGGATGTTGCCGAACAAATTATTTTCCAGGATTTGCCGACGGTGGCCCCTGAAAACTGATCAGCTTCTGCCCTCCGTCCCAATCAATCCCATTAACGTCACTTCCCATACCAGACGGGGCTGGGCAAATCCTGAAAGGCAGCGACGGGCTTTTTCCAATTCCTGTAAGGGATTAATTTGGGTTGGTCTGACCTGACAGAGCCATTGCCAATAACACTGTTGCAGATAATCTACTAGCCACAGTTGTGCCTCAACCTCAAGGGCTTTATCAATTTGTCGGGCCAGATCAAGGGCCGCCCGCACCGACTGGGGAAACTGCCGCAGGGTTGCGAGCAGATCAGGAGGAATGGCCTGGAGTTGCTGCCAATGGCCGATCGCAGCACCGGGACTGCCCTGAGCCAGGGTCAGGACCTCTGGATGGGCAAGAATCTCGCTCTGATTGGCTTGAGTCAGCACCTCTGCCATGGCGGTCGCCGTTAACCGCCTAAAAGGAATGCGCTGGCAGCGGGAAACCAGCGTCGGCAACAGCGCCTCTGGGCCTGGCGCGATCAAAATGAAAGTAGCCTGTCCAGGTTCTTCGAGGGTTTTGAGGAGAGCGTTAGCGGCTGGTTCTGCCATGGTCTCTGCCTCGTTCAGCACCACGATCGAACGAGTTGCTTCCAGAGGCGGGCGACCAAGAAACTGGACTACTTCCCGAATTTGCTCCAGTCGGATTTGAGGTGGTGTTTTGCGTTTAATGCCTGCCGCCGCCGCTTCAGCAGCGGAAAATCGATTGCCCTGATAGAGATAGGTAGGTTCTACCCACAGCAGGTCAGGGTGGTTGCCTTGCTGAAGACGAGTTCGCAAACTGGTAGACGCCTTTCCTGTGCCTGGGGAACCTGGGCGCAGGCTCAAAAATAAGCGTTCAATAAAACATTGGGCAGCCAAACGACGCCCAACACCACTAGGTCCGGCAAACAGGTAGGCGGGGGCAACCCGATCACAGTCAACGGCCCGTT
The nucleotide sequence above comes from Leptolyngbya sp. 'hensonii'. Encoded proteins:
- the holB gene encoding DNA polymerase III subunit delta'; the protein is MELSSFSPLIEQEQAIELLERAVDCDRVAPAYLFAGPSGVGRRLAAQCFIERLFLSLRPGSPGTGKASTSLRTRLQQGNHPDLLWVEPTYLYQGNRFSAAEAAAAGIKRKTPPQIRLEQIREVVQFLGRPPLEATRSIVVLNEAETMAEPAANALLKTLEEPGQATFILIAPGPEALLPTLVSRCQRIPFRRLTATAMAEVLTQANQSEILAHPEVLTLAQGSPGAAIGHWQQLQAIPPDLLATLRQFPQSVRAALDLARQIDKALEVEAQLWLVDYLQQCYWQWLCQVRPTQINPLQELEKARRCLSGFAQPRLVWEVTLMGLIGTEGRS